The following DNA comes from Helicobacter sp. 11S03491-1.
ACCCCAAAACAGAACCAACATTCCCAAATTCAGAGATTCCTGAAAAACCCCCAACCCTATCAATATCTAAAAAAACTTTCTGAAAAACAGCAATCAAACCATTGACAAAACAAGCCACCCCAATCATATAAAAAATAATTTTTTGATTTAATATTATTCTTGAACCAATAAGAAGTACCAAAAGAAAAGCTCCGACTAAATAACCTAAAGGCATATTAAAAATTCGCAAACCATAGCTAAAACTATCATTCACAAACATATTAGGAAATGTTGTAAAAAAAATACCGGCAAATGCATAAGCAATAAATTTAATTTCTTTAGGGATGGAGTCTAATTTTTGAAAAAATCTTGAATAAACAAGCAACGCTAATAAAAATAAAACTGAAAAAACCTGTGGAGAACCTTTTATAGATGAAAATAAATAAACTCCACAGGATAGAAGAGTTAAAAAGAGACCTATTTTATTGCTATATCTTAGTGACATAGCTAAATTATCTGTCTTTGATGCCTAATTTAGCAATCAAATTAGCATATCTTTCATATTGTGTTTTTTTGAGGTATTTAAGAAGATGTTTTCTCTGCCCCACTAATTTCAATAACCCTAATCTGCTTGAGTGATCTTTTGGATTTTCTTTGAGATGTTGTGTTAAACTTGAAATTCTTTGACTCAATAACCCTATTTGGACTTCTGAAGATCCTGTATCCTTGCTATCTCTGGCAAATTGTGAAATAATTTCTTGTTTTTTCGCCGTATCTAAAGCCATAATGACCTCCTGAATGGTATAAATTTAAAGATAGAATTATACATAAAAAAGCAAAATTTTACATTAAAAATTGTAGAATCCTATCTCGAATAATAAATAATCCAAAAAAGGCATAAACTTAGTGGCTTCAGATAGACAAAAAAATGTTATTAAAAAAGTCGTTCCTTATCTGCGATATATCACTCAATCCAAAGATTTAACGGTTGTTGCATTTGTCATTGCTATTTTAGCCATCATTATTGTCCCTCTCCCACCTTTTTTACTTGATTTTTTATTGACCATATCAATCGCACTTTCTATTCTTATTATCTTAATAGGTCTTTATATTACCAAACCTACAGATTTCTCAGCCTTTCCTACTCTTTTGCTTATCGTAACTCTTTATCGATTGGCTCTTAATGTTGCTACAACAAGAATGATTCTTACAGAAGGCTATAGAGGTCCTGAAGCTGTGAGTGATATTATTGCAGCGTTTGGAGAATTCACAGTAGGGGGTAATTATATCATTGGGACCATCGTTTTTACTATTCTTGTGCTTGTCAATCTGCTTGTAGTAACCAATGGTTCAACACGCGTTACAGAAGTCAGAGCCAGATTTGCACTCGATGCTATGCCCGGGAAACAAATGGCCATTGATGCAGATTTAAACTCCGGACTTATTGATAATGAAGAAGCCAAGAAACGACGTGGAGCGCTTACTCAAGAAGCTGATTTTTATGGAGCAATGGATGGAGCGAGTAAATTTGTCAAAGGCGATGCTGTTGCTTCGATTATTATTACTTTAATCAATATTATTGGAGGCTTCTTAGTTGGTGTATTCCAAAGAGATATGAGCATAGCTTTTAGTGCTTCTACTTTTACAGTTCTTACTATAGGAGATGGGTTAGTGGGTCAAATCCCTGCCCTTATTATTGCTACAGCTACAGGTATTGTAGCCACTAGAACTACGCAAGGAGAAGAAGAAAACTTTGCTTCCAAATTAATCACCCAATTAACTGATAGAAGCAAGACTCTTATTATTGTGGGATCGATTTTGCTTTTATTCGCAACTGTGCCGGGCTTGCCAACTTTTTCGCTTGCTTTTGTGGGGTTTTTATTTTTATTTGTTGCTTGGCTTATATCTAGAGGGGATAATCAAAATTTATTTTCTATATTTGAAAAATGGCTGGGCAAAAAGATGGATCTTGATCTTTCCACAAATGATTCTCCATCTTCTGCGCAAACAGATGCCCACACTCATACTCCAAATACAAAAACTCAAAAAACTCCTGAAGAAATCAAAAAAGAAGAAGAAAAAGCAATTGATGAAGTGCTTAAAATTGAGCTTTTAGAACTTGCCTTAGGTTACCAACTTATAGGACTTGCAGATGTAAAACAAGGGGGGGATCTTCTGGAGAGAGTTAGGGGAATCAGAAAAAAAATTGCCAATGACTATGGATTTTTAATGCCTCAAATCCGCATCCGAGATAACCTTCAACTCCCTCCAACCCATTATGAAATCAAGCTTAAGGGCATTGTGATTGGTGAGGGAAGTGTGATGCCTGATAAATTTTTAGCAATGAATACCGGATTTGTGAGC
Coding sequences within:
- the rpsO gene encoding 30S ribosomal protein S15, translating into MALDTAKKQEIISQFARDSKDTGSSEVQIGLLSQRISSLTQHLKENPKDHSSRLGLLKLVGQRKHLLKYLKKTQYERYANLIAKLGIKDR
- the flhA gene encoding flagellar biosynthesis protein FlhA, whose translation is MKKVVPYLRYITQSKDLTVVAFVIAILAIIIVPLPPFLLDFLLTISIALSILIILIGLYITKPTDFSAFPTLLLIVTLYRLALNVATTRMILTEGYRGPEAVSDIIAAFGEFTVGGNYIIGTIVFTILVLVNLLVVTNGSTRVTEVRARFALDAMPGKQMAIDADLNSGLIDNEEAKKRRGALTQEADFYGAMDGASKFVKGDAVASIIITLINIIGGFLVGVFQRDMSIAFSASTFTVLTIGDGLVGQIPALIIATATGIVATRTTQGEEENFASKLITQLTDRSKTLIIVGSILLLFATVPGLPTFSLAFVGFLFLFVAWLISRGDNQNLFSIFEKWLGKKMDLDLSTNDSPSSAQTDAHTHTPNTKTQKTPEEIKKEEEKAIDEVLKIELLELALGYQLIGLADVKQGGDLLERVRGIRKKIANDYGFLMPQIRIRDNLQLPPTHYEIKLKGIVIGEGSVMPDKFLAMNTGFVSKEIEGIPTKEPAFGMDALWVDPKDKEEAIIQGYTIIDPSTVIATHMSELVKNYAEEFITKDEVKSLMDRLSQDYPAIIEEAKKIPTGVIRSVLQELLHEKIPIKDMLTILETITDIAPIVQNDVAIITEQVRSKLARVITNIFKSEDGNLKLLTLSTNSEQYLLGKLKEQPSGKTLLLNTADMQKLIESISEESMKVLQKGIAPVILIVDPELRRALANKIEQFKLDLVVLSHAELDTNAKYEVLGNININF